Within Kutzneria chonburiensis, the genomic segment CTGTGAAGGACAGTTTTCGCGGCCAACTCTGACGCTTCGGCCGTGGATTCACTCGAATGGAGTATCAAGGGTGTGATCTGTCCGGCATGTCGGGAAGGATTCCGTAAATACCCCGGTTGATGGATGATGTGGCCGTGGGATCGATGGTGTTTGCGCTGGTGGCGGCGCTGGGATACGGACTGAGCGACTTCGTCGGCGGCCTCGCGTCACGGCGTACCCACGTGTTGCGGGTCGTGCTCGTCACCTACCCGGTCGGCCTCGCCGGGCTGCTGCTCGTCGCCCCGCTGGCCGGCGGCCATATCGGCGGATACGACCTGCTCATCGCCATGATCGGCGGCGCCGCCAACGGGCTGGCCATCATCTGGTTCTACAGCGCGCTGGCCACCGGCCCGATGAACGTCGTGTCCCCGCTGACCGCCCTGCTCGTCGCCGGCCTGCCGCTGATCTTCGGGCTCGTCACGGGCGAATCGTTAGGTGCCGTGGCCATCGGCGGCGCACTGCTCGCCGTCATCGCCGTCGTGCTCGTCAGCCGTGAAGAACGCACCGCCGTCGACGAGACCGGGCCCGTCCGCATGACCGCCCGCGTCGGCTGGCTCACCATCGGCTCCGGGGCGGCGTTCGCCGTCTACTTCGTGCTGCTCGACCAGATGCCCCACGACAGCGGGCTCTGGCCCCTCGTCGTCTCCCGCGGCACCGCCACCGCCCTCGTGCTCGCCGCCGCGGTAGCCGCCGGCCAGTTCCGCATGCCGGAACGCTCCGCCGTCGCCCTCTCCGTCACCGCCGGGCTGCTCGACGCCGTCTGCAACACCGCGTTCCTGCTCGCCCTGCGCACCGGACTCCTGGCCGTCGTCAGCGTCCTGACCTCGCTCTATCCCGCCGCCACCGTGCTCATGGCCCGCCTGGTCCTCAAGGAACGCACCGGCCGCGTCCAGCGCTACGGCCTCGCCCTCGCCGCGATCTCCGTCACCCTCATCGCCGGCAGTTCCGCCATCGCGTGAACCGGGATGAACCGCCTGCGCTGACGCGTTATGCTTGGTGGTGTCCGACCCACTACCAGGGGGTGAACGGTTTCGACTCTGAGCGTTGAGTCAGGGGAAGCGTGTAGGTGCAGGCGAGAGACCACCTTCAAGCGTCATCGCAACCAAATAAGCGCCAAGACTAACAGTCGCGCTGACTTCGCTCTCGCTGCCTGAGCAGCCTGAGCGGGTCTGTCGGCCCGGGATCGCCTCCGACCCGGTAGCCGGCATCAGCTAGGAGGCTAAACCGCAGAACCCGGTCGCGGGGGACTGCGGGACAACCACAGCGACTGGGCCCGTCACACCGTCTCGTCTGCGGGAACGGTGGGGCCGAGCAGAGACACAGCAGACTGCACACGGAGAAGCCCTGATAAGGCGACAGAGGACCCGGGTTCGATTCCCGGCACCTCCACTTTGGACGGCCCGTGCCCGCGGAGGGCGCGGGCCGTCGTCGTGTTCGGGTGTTTTGTGGGGCTCTCGCCCCACACCCCAAGCCGGGGCTCCGCCCCTGGACCCCCGATTCGGGCTCGGCTTCGCCATCGCCACCCGGTGGGGCTTCGCTTCGCTCGCCGGCCGGGGCTCGGCTTCGCTTCGCTCGCCGCCGGGTGGGGGCTTCGCTTCGCTCGCCCTGTGGTCGCTTTGTCCTCGCCCTCGGTGCGGCTTTCCTTTGCCCTCC encodes:
- a CDS encoding EamA family transporter; amino-acid sequence: MVFALVAALGYGLSDFVGGLASRRTHVLRVVLVTYPVGLAGLLLVAPLAGGHIGGYDLLIAMIGGAANGLAIIWFYSALATGPMNVVSPLTALLVAGLPLIFGLVTGESLGAVAIGGALLAVIAVVLVSREERTAVDETGPVRMTARVGWLTIGSGAAFAVYFVLLDQMPHDSGLWPLVVSRGTATALVLAAAVAAGQFRMPERSAVALSVTAGLLDAVCNTAFLLALRTGLLAVVSVLTSLYPAATVLMARLVLKERTGRVQRYGLALAAISVTLIAGSSAIA